The following are from one region of the Muntiacus reevesi chromosome 3, mMunRee1.1, whole genome shotgun sequence genome:
- the ATP13A2 gene encoding polyamine-transporting ATPase 13A2 isoform X4 — MSADSSPLVGSAPAGYGTLTIETSVDPLSSSASSVRLSGYCGSPWRAIGYHAVVWMLAGLPLLLFRWKPLWGVRLRLRACTLARAETLVIETRDREDSSWQLCTVQVQTEDICADGLQPPPQTRAEDGRSQAAVGAEPEDAWKDTTELHRPEEPLQRRLRYYVFRGQRYVWLETHQAFRQVSLLDHSRTCDDLHCSSAGLSLQDHTVRKAIYGPNVISVPVKSYPQLLVDEALNPYYGFQAFSIALWLADHYYWYALCILLVSAVSICLSVYRTRKQSQTLRDMVQLSVRVCVCRPGGEEWVDSSELVPGDCLVLPQEGGLMPCDAALVAGECVVNESSLTGESVPVLKTALPEGPAPYLPEAHRRHTLFCGTLILQARAFVGPHVLAVVTQTGFCTAKGGLVSSILHPRPLSFKFYKHSMKFVAALSVVALLGTVYSIVILLRNQVPLGEIVIRALDVVTVAVPPALPAAMTMCTLYAQSRLESHGVFCIHPPRINLGGKLRLVCFDKTGTLTEDGLDVMGVVPLKGQEFLPLVSEPRRLPVGPLLRALAACHTLSRLRDTLVGDPMDLKMVESTGWVLEEGPAADATCGTQVLAVMKPPPQEPHLQDMEPPAPISILGRFPFLSALQRMSVVVAWPGTAQPEACVKGSPELVASLCNPATVPADFAPRLQSYTAAGYRVVALAGKPLPVPSSLEAVQQLPRDTVEQELSLLGLLVMRNLLKPQTPGVIQALRKTRIRTVMVTGDNLQTAVTVAQGCGMVGPREHLVIVHAAPPERGQPASLELQPVESFAATNGAQDPDQAASYTMESDPRSSHLALSGSSFGVLVKHFPKLLPKVLVQGTVFARMAPEQKTELVCELQKLQYCVGMCGDGANDCGALKAADVGISLSQAEASVVSPFTSSVASIECVPMVIREGRCSLDTSFSVFKYMALYSLTQFISVLILYTGD; from the exons ATGAGCGCAG acagcagcccgcTCGTGGGCAGCGCGCCCGCCGGCTATGGGACCCTGACCATCGAGACGTCTGTGGATCCCCTCAGCTCCTCAGCTTCATCCGTG AGGCTCAGCGGCTACTGTGGCAGTCCGTGGAGAGCCATCGGCTATCACGCCGTGGTCTGGATGCTGGCGGGGCTCCCGTTGCTGCTGTTCCGGTGGAAGCCCCTGTGGGGGGTGCGGCTGCGGCTCCGGGCCTGCACCCTGGCCCGCGCCGAAACACTCGTCATCGAAACAAGGGACAGAGAG GATAGTTCGTGGCAGCTCTGTACGGTCCAAGTGCAGACGGAAGACATCTGTGCGGACGG CCTGCAGCCACCCCCACAGACGCGGGCAGAGGACGGCCGGAGCCAGGCGGCCGTGGGGGCAGAGCCGGAGGACGCCTGGAAGGACACCACGGAGCTCCACAGGCCTGAAGAGCCG CTCCAGCGAAGGCTGCGCTACTACGTCTTCCGGGGCCAGCGCTACGTCTGGCTGGAGACGCATCAGGCCTTCCGCCAAGTCAG CCTACTGGACCACAGCCGCACCTGTGATGACCTCCACTGCTCCAGCGCTGGCCTCAGCCTGCAGGACCACACCGTGAG GAAGGCCATCTATGGCCCCAACGTGATCAGCGTCCCAGTCAAGTCCTATCCCCAGCTGCTGGTGGATGAG gcaCTGAACCCCTACTATGGGTTCCAGGCCTTCAGCATCGCGCTGTGGCTGGCTGACCACTACTACTGGTACGCCCTGTGCATCCTGCTCGTCTCCGCTGTCTCCATCTGCCTGTCTGTCTACAGGACCAGAAAG CAAAGCCAGACCCTGAGGGACATGGTCCAGCTGTCTGTACGGGTGTGCGTGTGCAGGCCTGGGGGAG AGGAGTGGGTGGACTCCAGCGAGCTGGTGCCCGGAGATTGCCTGGTGCTGCCCCAGGAGGGTGGCCTGATGCCCTGTGACGCGGCCTTGGTGGCCGGCGAGTGCGTGGTCAACGAGAGCTCCCTGACAG GGGAGAGCGTCCCAGTGCTGAAGACGGCCCTGCCTGAGGGCCCAGCGCCCTACCTCCCAGAGGCCCACCGGCGGCACACGCTCTTCTGCGGGACCCTCATCTTGCAGGCCCGGGCCTTCGTAGGACCCCACGTCCTGGCAGTGGTGACGCAGACAG GGTTCTGCACAGCCAAGGGGGGCCTGGTGAGCTCCATCCTGCACCCCCGGCCGCTGAGCTTCAAGTTCTACAAGCACAGCATGAAGTTCGTGGCCGCCCTCTCGGTCGTGG CTCTGCTCGGCACTGTCTACAGCATTGTTATCCTTCTCCGCAACCAG GTGCCCCTGGGCGAGATCGTGATCCGGGCCCTGGACGTGGTGACGGTGGCCGTGCCGCCCGCCCTGCCAGCCGCCATGACCATGTGCACGCTCTACGCCCAGAGCCGGCTGGAGAGCCACGGTGTCTTCTGCATCCACCCGCCGCGCATCAACCTGGGCGGCAAGCTCCGGCTGGTGTGTTTCGACAAG ACGGGTACCCTCACTGAGGACGGCTTGGATGTGATGGGTGTGGTGCCCCTGAAGGGGCAGGAGTTCCTGCCGCTGGTCTCGGAGCCCCGCCGCCTGCCCGTGGGGCCCCTGCTCCGGGCACTGGCCGCCTGCCACACGCTCAGCCGGCTGCGGGACACCCTGgtgggcgaccccatggacctcaagATGGTGGAGTCGACTGGCTGG GTCCTGGAGGAGGGGCCAGCTGCAGACGCGACATGTGGGACCCAGGTTTTGGCGGTGATGAaacccccaccccaggagcccCACCTGCAGGACATG gagCCCCCGGCACCAATCAGCATCCTTGGCCGCTTCCCCTTCCTGTCGGCGCTGCAGCGCATGAGCGTGGTGGTGGCCTGGCCTGGCACCGCCCAGCCCGAGGCCTGCGTCAAGGGCTCTCCCGAGCTGGTGGCCAGTCTCTGCAACCCCGCGACAG TGCCTGCCGACTTCGCCCCGAGGCTGCAGAGCTACACTGCTGCGGGCTACCGCGTGGTGGCCCTCGCGGGCAAGCCGCTTCCCGTCCCGTCCAGCCTGGAAGCCGTCCAGCAACTGCCCAG GGACACGGTGGAGCAGGAGCTGAGTCTCCTGGGGCTGCTGGTCATGCGGAACCTGCTGAAGCCGCAGACGCCGGGCGTCATCCAGGCTCTGCGCAAGACCCGCATCCGCACCGTCATGGTGACAG GGGACAACCTGCAGACGGCGGTCACGGTGGCCCAGGGCTGCGGCATGGTGGGCCCCCGGGAGCACCTGGTTATCGTCCATGCCGCCCCCCCCGAGCggggccagccagcctcccttgAGCTCCAGCCAGTGGAGTCCTTCGCAGCCACAAACGGGGCCCAG GATCCTGACCAAGCCGCCAGCTACACCATGGAGTCAGACCCCCGGTCCAGCCACCTGGCCCTGAGCGGGTCCAGCTTCGGTGTCCTTGTGAAGCACTTCCCCAAGCTGCTGCCCAAG GTCTTGGTCCAGGGCACCGTCTTTGCCCGCATGGCGCCCGAGCAGAAGACAGAGCTGGTGTGTGAACTGCAGAAGCTCCA ATACTGTGTGGGCATGTGTGGTGATGGCGCCAACGACTGCGGGGCGCTGAAGGCGGCGGACGTGGGCATCTCGCTCTCCCAGGCCGAGGCCTCAGTGGTCTCGCCCTTCACCTCGAGTGTGGCCAGCATCGAGTGTGTGCCCATGGTCATCAG GGAAGGCCGTTGTTCCCTGGACACGTCGTTCAGCGTCTTCAAGTACATGGCCCTGTACAGCCTGACCCAGTTCATCTCTGTGCTGATCCTATACACG GGAGACTAA